The following proteins are encoded in a genomic region of Brachypodium distachyon strain Bd21 chromosome 1, Brachypodium_distachyon_v3.0, whole genome shotgun sequence:
- the LOC100845966 gene encoding pentatricopeptide repeat-containing protein At2g37310: MKLPSWLTAVPPDPRVYGHLIQLCADSGHLAAGQQLHARLVALSVIPSNFLASKLISLYSRTARLHDARRVFDAIPQPNLFAWNAILIALSLHSPEPSAALRLFAGSGVSPDEVTVSALLKSLAASGTGLSPLVTGEIHALAFLRGFGTDLFVSNGLVTAYANTGDIRSARAVFDEMPRRDVVSWNSLISACTRVGCYRECLELFSGLVRARAIGGVQPNNVTVTSVLHSCAQLKAVDFGVNVLRVAAESGLDMDIATWNSVVGFYAKCGRLQHARELLERMPKKDTVSYSAMITGYMNNGHVEEGMSLFRQADAKGINTWNALISGLIQNGRQSDVLGLLHEMIGASLLPNAATLSIIIPSVPLFSTLLGAKQAHGYVIRNDYDQSNNVVSALIDAYSKAGFLDMAKKVFEWDENRSTIVWTSIIAAVAAHGDVAAALGLFNQMVRAGTCPDTVTFTVVLTACAHVGKVAEAREVFDSMQTVFGISPVMEQYACIASVLSRAGMLTDALELVNKMPFEPNAKVWGALLNGAAAVGDVQLGRFAFDRLFMIEPKNTGNYIVMANLYSNAGKWEDAEIIRSMLWGVGLEKVPGCSWT, translated from the coding sequence ATGAAGCTGCCGTCGTGGCTcaccgccgtgccgccggacCCTCGCGTCTATGGCCACCTCATTCAGCTTTGCGCGGATTCCGGCCATCTCGCCGCCGGTCAGCAGCTCCACGCCCGCCTCGTTGCCCTGTCCGTGATTCCCTCCAACTTCCTAGCCTCCAAACTCATCTCCCTCTACTCCAGGACCGCACGCCTGCACGACGCCCGCAGGGTGTTCGACGCCATCCCCCAGCCCAACCTCTTCGCCTGGAACGCCATCCTCATCGCGCTTTCCCTCCACTCGCCCGAACCCTCTGCGGCTCTTCGCCTTTTTGCTGGCTCCGGCGTATCCCCCGACGAGGTCACGGTCTCCGCGCTCCTCAAGTCCCTCGCCGCATCAGGGACGGGGCTATCTCCGCTCGTCACCGGGGAGATCCACGCCCTCGCGTTCCTGCGAGGATTTGGCACAGACCTTTTCGTCTCCAATGGACTCGTCACCGCGTACGCGAACACCGGGGACATACGCTCTGCTCGCGCTGTGTTCGATGAAATGCCACGCAGGGACGTCGTGTCCTGGAACTCGCTTATATCGGCTTGCACCCGTGTAGGGTGCTACCGAGAATGCCTGGAATTATTCAGTGGATTAGTGCGGGCTCGTGCCATTGGTGGTGTTCAGCCAAACAATGTCACTGTGACAAGCGTGCTGCATTCTTGTGCCCAGCTCAAGGCTGTTGATTTTGGGGTTAATGTGCTCCGGGTTGCCGCTGAGAGCGGTCTTGATATGGACATCGCGACGTGGAACTCAGTGGTCGGGTTTTACGCAAAATGTGGGCGGTTGCAGCATGCACGGGAGTTGCTTGAAAGGATGCCTAAGAAAGATACAGTCAGTTACAGCGCCATGATTACTGGTTACATGAACAATGGGCATGTCGAGGAGGGAATGAGTCTTTTCCGGCAAGCGGATGCTAAAGGCATCAACACGTGGAATGCATTGATTTCTGGATTGATTCAAAATGGACGCCAGTCTGATGTTCTTGGATTACTGCATGAAATGATCGGTGCTAGTCTGCTGCCCAATGCAGCTACGCTTTCAATTATCATCCCTTCAGTTCCGTTGTTCTCAACTCTACTTGGAGCAAAGCAAGCTCATGGTTATGTGATCAGAAATGATTATGACCAGAGTAACAATGTTGTGAGTGCATTGATCGATGCTTACTCAAAGGCTGGATTTCTTGATATGGCCAAGAAGGTGTTTGAATGGGATGAGAATAGAAGCACAATTGTCTGGACATCGATCATAGCGGCAGTTGCAGCTCATGGAGATGTTGCGGCAGCATTGGGCCTGTTCAATCAGATGGTCCGTGCTGGCACTTGTCCGGATACTGTAACTTTCACGGTTGTGCTCACTGCATGTGCTCATGTGGGTAAGGTAGCTGAGGCTCGTGAAGTTTTTGACTCCATGCAAACTGTGTTTGGTATCAGTCCAGTGATGGAGCAGTATGCTTGCATAGCTTCTGTGCTTAGCCGTGCTGGTATGCTTACGGATGCCCTTGAGCTTGTAAACAAGATGCCTTTTGAGCCAAATGCAAAGGTCTGGGGTGCATTACTTaatggagcagcagcagttggtGATGTTCAGCTTGGTCGGTTTGCCTTCGATCGACTATTTATGATTGAGCCTAAGAACACTGGTAACTACATTGTGATGGCTAATCTGTACTCAAATGCTGGCAAATGGGAAGATGCTGAAATCATAAGGAGCATGCTCTGGGGAGTTGGATTGGAGAAGGTTCCTGGGTGTAGTTGGACTTGA
- the LOC100846270 gene encoding protein IN2-1 homolog A, with translation MAAAARSSAGEVLPPALGAVSEPPPLFDGTTRLYICYFCPFAQRAWVTRNCKGLREEIKLVGIDLQDKPAWYKEKVYPRGTVPSLEHDGKVTGESLDLIKYIDSNFEGPALLPQDPAKRQFADELIAYAGAFTKALYSPLTSQVDMSDDTVAALDKIEAALSKFSDGPFFLGQFSLADIAYVTILERVQIYYSHLRNYEIAKGRPNLEKYIEEMNKIEAYTQTKNEPLNLLDMAKRHLKIA, from the exons atggcagcagcagccaggaG CTCCGCCGGAGAAGTGCTCCCGCCTGCACTGGGAGCCGTCTCCGAGCCCCCTCCCCTCTTCGACGGCACCACCAG ACTGTATATCTGCTACTTCTGCCCGTTTGCTCAGCGTGCTTGGGTTACCCGCAACTGCAAG ggttTGCGGGAAGAGATCAAGCTGGTCGGAATCGATCTGCAGGACAAGCCAGCCTGGTACAAGGAGAAGGTTTACCCACGGGGCACG GTGCCTTCCCTGGAGCACGACGGCAAGGTGACCGGAGAGAGCTTGGATTTGATCAAGTACATCGACAGCAACTTTGAAGGCCCCGCACTGCTTCCTCAA GATCCTGCTAAGAGACAGTTTGCTGATGAGCTGATTGCGTATGCTGGCGCGTTTACTAAAGCACTTTACTCGCCCTTGACCTCCCAAGTAGACATGTCTGATGACACTG TTGCTGCTCTGGACAAGATCGAAGCTGCTCTGTCGAAGTTCAGTGACGGCCCGTTCTTCCTTGGCCAATTTAGCTTG GCGGATATTGCGTACGTGACCATCTTGGAGAGGGTTCAGATATACTACTCTCACCTGAGGAACTACGAGATTGCCAAAGGCAGGCCCAACCTTGAGAAATACATCGAGGAGATGAACAAGATCGAAGCTTATAcgcaaacaaaaaatgaaccGCTGAACTTGCTTGATATGGCCAAGAGGCATCTCAAG ATTGCTTGA
- the LOC100842684 gene encoding protein MODIFIER OF SNC1 11 — protein sequence MASQDSKTAQDPVTTEPSSPATAAAGEAPTNPTAPTPAQNPSSAAAAAVGDAATDLEKKMRRAERFGTQVVMSEEEKRSSRAERFGTVSSNEKMEEQKKKSRAERFGITSSSTDANEAKKKARLERFGPNTNTNVSKAEEDKRKARALRFAETPSGSSEGNDKDTSKPDAATVAGTA from the exons ATGGCATCTCAGGACTCCAAGACCGCGCAAGACCCAGTCACCACCGAGCCGTCATCCCCGGCGACCGCTGCCGCAGGGGAGGCGCCTACGAACCCCACCGCCCCCACACCAGCCCAAAACCCTAGTTCTGCCGCGGCTGCGGCGGTAGGTGACGCGGCCACGgatttggagaagaagatgcgCCGCGCGGAGCGGTTTGGGACGCAGGTGGTGATgtccgaggaggagaagcgaAGCAGTCGCGCCGAGAG GTTTGGGACTGTATCTTCAAatgagaagatggaggagcagaagaagaagtcCAGGGCTGAGAG GTTTGGCATTACCTCGTCCTCTACTGATGCTAACGAGGCTAAGAAGAAAGCTCGTTTAGAACGATTTGGTCCGAATACAAATACGAATGTTAGCAAGGCAGAAGAAGATAAACGAAAGGCACGAGCTCTCAG GTTCGCAGAAACGCCTAGTGGATCATCTGAAGGAAATGACAAGGACACCTCCAAGCCG GATGCTGCCACTGTGGCTGGCACGGCATGA
- the LOC100842379 gene encoding uncharacterized protein LOC100842379, translating to MAEPATQCRGNVVGSEGGSGGGGMRTVECLRGRLLAERVASKAAKEEADQLAARLEELEKKLSDEVKIRNKAERRLRRAIKRLESLKILDVELSESSAGSLSSNGGCSSSSHHVPERNENDPGSLSTVDSGLRGGKDKGWDGSSAGSCTQVNSSQDGSWFSVVSEQSGSGLCKGETRVDSDDAKNCGSGDSAGGVDDGSEREEQEQPGASSGSSKSEDGSYRDEADDRLALVLVGDPHHEDGSTTEGNTDHSKEEENNKLAIVLADPQPRRDAESGSGGNDVQSVLLALQRVKEQLRYTIQRRSEADGLVTHRELYGH from the exons ATGGCTGAACCAGCCACGCAATGCAG GGGAAATGTGGTGGGCAGCGAGGGTGGTAGTGGTGGTGGGGGCATGAGAACGGTGGAGTGCCTGAGAGGGCGGCTGCTCGCCGAGAGGGTGGCATCCAAGGCGGCCAAGGAGGAAGCCGACCAGCTTGCCGCCAGG CtggaggagctggagaagaagctcTCGGACGAGGTCAAGATCAGGAACAAGGCGGAGAGGAGGCTCAGGAGGGCCATAAAGAGGCTGGAGTCTCTCAAGATTCTGGACGTGGAGCTCTCCGAGAGCTCCGCCGGGTCGCTGTCCTCCAATGGCGGCTGCTCTTCTTCCAGCCACCATGTGCCGGAGAGGAACGAGAACGACCCTGGCTCGTTGAGCACCGTTGATTCCGGCCTTcgcggcggcaaggacaaGGGATGGGACGGCTCCTCGGCCGGCTCGTGCACACAGGTGAACTCCTCCCAGGACGGGAGCTGGTTCTCGGTTGTGTCCGAGCAATCCGGGTCTGGGCTCTGCAAAGGGGAAACTCGCGTGGATTCTGACGACGCCAAGAACTGCGGTTCCGGCGACAGCGCTGGTGGTGTTGATGATGGTTCAGAGAG GGAGGAGCAAGAACAACCCGGCGCGTCCAGTGGCTCCTCGAAATCGGAAGATGGGAGCTACCGCGACGAGGCCGACGACAGGCTCGCGTTGGTGCTGGTAGGCGACCCACATCACGAAGATGGGTCGACGACGGAGGGCAACACCGACCAcagcaaggaagaagagaacaaCAAGCTGGCCATCGTCCTGGCGGACCCGCAGCCGCGCCGCGACGCCGAGTCGGGCTCGGGTGGCAACGACGTGCAGTCCGTGCTGCTGGCTCTGCAGCGGGTCAAGGAGCAGCTGCGCTACACCATCCAGAGGAGGTCGGAGGCGGATGGGCTTGTCACGCACAGGGAGCTCTACGGGCACTGA